One segment of Actinomyces sp. 432 DNA contains the following:
- a CDS encoding zinc-binding dehydrogenase encodes MRAVIMRGPGDVVVEDVEVPRVVKPTDVVIKLAAACICGSDLWPYRGLEPVENRPMGHEYVGTIVEAGDEVKTLKVGDFVIGSFMLSDGTCEICQAGYPSRCANAGHYTGSQAQYMRVELADGSLVAVPGGEPDDPDRLADYLAASDVLGTGWFGAVAAEAGPGKTIAVVGDGAVGLSAVLAAKTLGAEKVIVFSRHEDRAALAREFGADVVIAERGEEGAAKVKELTDGYGAHGVVEAVGNQVSMDQAIASCRPGGYVGFVGVSHDQQIEGLGLFFSQVHLHGGPAPVRRFLPDLIKRIQADEIHPGKVFTTRIPLDDAAEGYKAMDERREIKVLLEV; translated from the coding sequence ATGCGCGCCGTGATCATGCGCGGCCCCGGCGACGTCGTCGTCGAGGACGTGGAGGTGCCCCGCGTGGTCAAGCCGACCGACGTCGTCATCAAGCTGGCCGCCGCCTGCATCTGCGGCTCCGACCTGTGGCCCTACCGCGGCCTGGAGCCCGTGGAGAACCGCCCCATGGGACACGAGTACGTGGGCACCATCGTGGAGGCCGGTGACGAGGTGAAGACCCTTAAGGTCGGCGACTTCGTGATCGGCTCCTTCATGCTGTCGGACGGCACCTGCGAGATCTGCCAGGCCGGCTACCCGTCCCGCTGCGCCAACGCGGGCCACTACACCGGCTCCCAGGCGCAGTACATGCGTGTGGAACTGGCCGACGGCTCGCTGGTGGCCGTGCCCGGCGGCGAGCCCGACGACCCCGACCGCCTGGCCGACTACCTGGCCGCCTCCGACGTGCTGGGCACCGGCTGGTTCGGCGCGGTAGCCGCCGAGGCCGGGCCCGGCAAGACCATCGCCGTCGTCGGTGACGGCGCCGTGGGCCTTTCCGCGGTGCTGGCCGCCAAGACGCTCGGTGCCGAGAAGGTCATCGTCTTCTCCCGGCACGAGGACCGCGCCGCCCTGGCCCGCGAGTTCGGCGCCGACGTCGTCATCGCGGAGCGCGGCGAGGAGGGCGCCGCCAAAGTCAAGGAGCTGACCGACGGCTACGGCGCCCACGGCGTGGTGGAGGCCGTCGGTAACCAGGTCTCCATGGACCAGGCCATCGCCTCCTGCCGGCCCGGCGGCTACGTCGGCTTCGTCGGCGTGAGCCACGATCAGCAGATCGAGGGCCTGGGCCTGTTCTTCTCCCAGGTGCACCTGCACGGCGGGCCCGCACCCGTGCGCCGCTTCCTGCCCGACCTGATCAAGCGCATCCAGGCCGACGAGATCCACCCCGGCAAGGTCTTCACCACCCGCATCCCGCTGGACGACGCCGCCGAGGGCTACAAGGCCATGGACGAGCGCCGCGAGATCAAGGTCCTGCTCGAGGTCTGA
- a CDS encoding nucleotidyltransferase family protein, which translates to MCQRFGIATLDVFGSVARGQASSSSDIDLLYQLQPGRSLGWEIEDLSDELAALFGRPVDLVSRRSLHPLIREQVLNDAETLYAAA; encoded by the coding sequence TTGTGTCAGCGCTTCGGCATCGCGACCCTGGATGTTTTCGGGTCGGTTGCGCGCGGCCAGGCCAGTTCTTCCAGCGACATCGACCTGCTTTACCAGCTTCAGCCCGGCCGGAGCCTCGGTTGGGAGATCGAAGACCTGTCCGATGAACTCGCCGCCCTCTTCGGACGGCCGGTGGACCTGGTCTCCCGCCGCTCCCTGCACCCGTTAATCCGAGAACAGGTCCTCAATGACGCAGAAACTCTCTATGCCGCGGCCTGA
- a CDS encoding FecCD family ABC transporter permease, whose translation MELGLVLAGAGTLVALCLLSLVVGSRPLGVAEAWDGLRAHDDTVASLIVWRLRLPRTALAVATGAALAVAGVVMQALTRNPLAEPGILGVNAGASLAVVLSVWLGGITTVSGYLWFAFAGAALAAGLVQLMAHRSREAGPTRLVLAGIALGASLNAITGTITMYDTSAFDSYRFWVVGALEGRDAALLAWVAPFLAVGLALALASGHTLNILALGEEQATALGARPGRARLLALTAITLLCGAATAAVGPISFIGLVVPHALRLILGADQRRLLAASLLAGPILLLTADIVGRVLIRPDELEAGVVTAFIGGPVLLAMVLRRGEVTR comes from the coding sequence CTGGAACTCGGCCTGGTGCTGGCCGGTGCCGGAACGCTCGTTGCCCTGTGCCTGCTCAGCCTCGTCGTCGGCTCCCGGCCGCTGGGGGTGGCCGAGGCGTGGGACGGGCTGCGCGCCCACGACGACACAGTCGCCTCCCTGATCGTCTGGCGCCTGCGCCTGCCCCGCACCGCCCTCGCCGTCGCCACCGGCGCCGCCCTGGCCGTCGCCGGGGTAGTGATGCAGGCCCTGACCCGCAACCCGCTGGCCGAGCCCGGCATCCTCGGGGTGAACGCCGGCGCCTCCCTAGCAGTGGTGCTGTCCGTCTGGCTGGGCGGCATCACCACCGTCTCCGGCTACCTCTGGTTCGCCTTCGCCGGCGCGGCACTCGCAGCCGGGCTGGTTCAGCTCATGGCCCACCGCAGCCGTGAGGCCGGCCCGACCCGCCTGGTGCTGGCCGGAATCGCCCTGGGCGCCAGCCTGAACGCCATCACCGGCACCATCACCATGTATGACACCAGCGCCTTCGACTCCTACCGCTTCTGGGTGGTGGGTGCCCTCGAGGGCCGCGACGCCGCCCTGCTGGCCTGGGTGGCCCCATTCCTGGCGGTGGGGCTCGCCCTTGCCCTGGCCTCCGGGCACACTCTCAACATCCTGGCGCTGGGCGAGGAGCAGGCCACTGCGCTCGGCGCCAGGCCGGGGCGGGCCCGACTGCTCGCCCTGACCGCGATCACCCTGCTGTGCGGGGCGGCGACGGCGGCGGTCGGCCCCATCTCCTTCATCGGGCTGGTGGTGCCCCATGCGCTACGGCTGATTCTGGGCGCCGACCAGCGTCGCCTGCTGGCCGCCTCTCTGCTTGCCGGGCCGATCCTGCTGCTGACCGCGGACATCGTGGGGCGCGTCCTGATCCGGCCCGACGAGCTGGAGGCGGGGGTGGTCACCGCCTTCATCGGCGGACCCGTGCTGCTGGCCATGGTGCTGCGACGCGGTGAGGTGACCCGGTGA
- a CDS encoding ATP-binding cassette domain-containing protein → MLLALIGACATLLPLVGLGTRVDWAQLPTLLGSQSARLALGLSLRTCVLATLVSVLLGVPLAVVLAHEWPGVRVARVLAVLPMSMPPVVAGTALLATLGKRGLLGPLLGGLGIQVSFTTTAVVIAQVFVSMPYLVVTLEAALRSRDTRPETIARTLGAGPTTVLTRITLPLAAPALARGTALALGRSLGEFGATIAFAGSREGVTRTVPLAIYLERESDAPTALALAVVLIAASFLVVGATGVRWDVLGRRLRQRLQGPPGTTPSHPQGAGPTSTAAHLPDGTPAAPRAGNATGSDSPRASAPSASAAAASPRGRAVHVHFTSAARQVAVDLYIPAGRTLALIGPNGSGKSTVCEVLAGLLDATGGEVRLGERVVDGPDGFVPAGRRGVALLAQAPGLFPHLSVLDNVAFGPRCQGASRAAARDLAAAELAAVGATHLAARRGDELSGGQAARVALARALATRPAVLVLDEPTAAIDVAARQELRCLVARRAAQSALTVLLVTHDVVEVAALADDVAVLDRGRVVESGPAARVLAAPATAFTARLTGTTLLRGTLTGTPDQPVLRLGDGTEVVAAPLEEAADRAGFHLDRSAAALLPPEAVAVYPSPADGPEISRATAGSPRNTLRATVREVSGNGGLMAVVLELGDGQLLRGLLTAAAVAELGLRPGRQVTAVIKAAQVRLVPAAPAAT, encoded by the coding sequence GTGCTCCTGGCATTAATCGGTGCCTGCGCCACCCTGCTGCCCCTTGTCGGCCTGGGAACCCGGGTGGACTGGGCCCAGTTGCCCACCCTGCTCGGCTCGCAGTCCGCCCGCCTGGCGCTGGGCCTGTCGCTGCGCACCTGTGTCCTGGCCACACTCGTCTCGGTACTCCTGGGGGTGCCGCTGGCGGTCGTGCTCGCCCACGAGTGGCCCGGCGTGCGTGTGGCCCGGGTGCTGGCGGTGCTGCCCATGTCCATGCCGCCGGTGGTGGCCGGCACGGCCCTGCTGGCCACGCTGGGCAAGCGGGGCCTACTCGGCCCGCTCCTGGGCGGGCTCGGCATACAGGTCTCCTTCACCACGACCGCCGTGGTGATCGCCCAGGTGTTCGTCTCCATGCCCTACCTGGTGGTCACGTTGGAGGCGGCCCTGCGCTCGCGCGACACCCGCCCCGAGACGATCGCCCGCACGCTCGGAGCCGGCCCGACGACGGTGCTCACCCGCATCACCCTGCCGCTGGCCGCCCCGGCCCTAGCGCGCGGCACCGCATTGGCACTGGGGCGCAGCCTGGGCGAGTTCGGCGCCACCATCGCCTTCGCCGGCTCGCGTGAGGGCGTCACCCGGACCGTGCCGCTGGCGATCTACCTGGAGCGGGAGTCCGACGCCCCGACCGCCCTGGCGCTGGCGGTGGTGCTGATCGCCGCATCGTTCCTGGTGGTGGGCGCCACCGGCGTGCGCTGGGATGTGCTTGGCCGGCGCCTTCGTCAGCGTCTGCAAGGTCCGCCAGGCACGACGCCGTCCCACCCCCAAGGTGCCGGCCCCACCAGCACAGCCGCCCACCTCCCAGACGGCACCCCCGCCGCCCCCCGGGCAGGCAACGCTACTGGCAGCGACTCGCCCCGGGCGTCGGCTCCGAGCGCATCCGCCGCGGCTGCCTCCCCGCGCGGGAGGGCCGTGCACGTGCACTTCACCTCCGCCGCCCGCCAGGTCGCCGTGGACCTGTATATCCCGGCGGGCCGCACCCTGGCCCTGATCGGCCCCAACGGCTCGGGCAAGTCGACCGTATGCGAGGTGCTCGCTGGCCTGCTGGACGCCACCGGCGGGGAGGTCCGCCTGGGTGAGCGGGTGGTGGACGGCCCGGACGGGTTCGTGCCCGCCGGGCGGCGCGGGGTAGCCCTGTTGGCCCAGGCACCGGGCCTGTTTCCCCACCTGTCGGTGCTGGACAACGTCGCCTTCGGCCCACGGTGCCAGGGCGCCTCTCGCGCTGCCGCCCGGGACCTGGCGGCGGCGGAGCTGGCCGCGGTCGGTGCCACGCACTTGGCGGCGCGACGCGGGGATGAGCTGTCCGGCGGGCAGGCGGCCCGGGTAGCCCTGGCCCGTGCCCTGGCCACCCGACCGGCGGTGCTAGTGCTGGATGAACCGACCGCCGCGATCGACGTCGCCGCCCGTCAGGAACTGCGCTGTCTGGTGGCCCGCCGCGCTGCCCAGTCCGCGCTGACGGTCCTGCTGGTCACGCATGACGTGGTGGAGGTGGCCGCCCTGGCCGACGACGTAGCCGTCCTGGACCGCGGGCGGGTGGTCGAGTCCGGCCCCGCCGCCCGGGTGCTGGCGGCCCCGGCGACCGCCTTCACCGCCCGGCTGACCGGGACGACGCTGCTGCGCGGCACACTCACCGGCACCCCGGATCAGCCGGTCCTTCGCCTGGGCGACGGTACCGAGGTGGTGGCCGCCCCCTTGGAAGAGGCTGCAGACCGTGCGGGCTTCCACCTCGACCGGTCGGCGGCGGCACTGCTGCCGCCCGAGGCGGTCGCGGTCTACCCCAGCCCCGCAGACGGCCCCGAAATCAGCCGGGCGACGGCGGGCAGCCCCCGCAACACCCTGCGCGCCACGGTGCGCGAGGTGAGCGGCAACGGCGGGTTGATGGCGGTGGTGCTGGAACTGGGCGACGGGCAGCTCCTGCGCGGCCTGCTTACGGCGGCGGCGGTCGCGGAGCTGGGACTGCGCCCGGGCCGCCAGGTGACGGCCGTGATCAAGGCCGCCCAGGTCCGCCTGGTGCCCGCAGCCCCAGCAGCCACATGA
- a CDS encoding ABC transporter substrate-binding protein, whose product MSSLLSRRTALGALGAAVAIPVITACSGATTSTATGSASAAAGATDTASSSAADAAVPTTIPQGMGSSQGDDVFPRTVTHFLGETTIDAAPERVVIISTGQLDAALTLGIVPVGATSGDGAGTVPDYLPAAFPDHVDALEAVTDVGSRTEPSVEAIADLSPDLVLMNIAGKDAESLYGSLTEIAPTVATQGTGQYWKQDFLLLADALGKPETAQAWLDAFHADAASAGQDITDDVTVSLLRKNGDRTRIFGAVSFAGSVLADMGVARPDTQTFTDDTSVDISEEQLDQADADWILFGVQGGDPAELTGMSLWPTLSAVQADQVVQVEEEPFFLNAGPTAARFVLDSVSTTVK is encoded by the coding sequence ATGAGTTCTCTGCTTTCGCGCCGCACCGCCCTGGGCGCGCTCGGCGCCGCCGTCGCCATCCCCGTCATCACCGCCTGCTCCGGCGCCACTACCTCCACCGCCACCGGATCTGCCTCCGCCGCGGCCGGGGCCACGGATACGGCCTCCTCCTCCGCGGCCGACGCCGCCGTCCCCACCACCATTCCCCAGGGCATGGGCTCCAGTCAGGGCGACGACGTCTTTCCCCGCACCGTCACCCACTTCCTGGGCGAGACCACCATTGACGCCGCCCCCGAGCGCGTGGTGATCATCTCCACCGGCCAGCTGGACGCAGCCCTGACGCTGGGGATCGTGCCGGTAGGCGCCACCTCCGGCGACGGGGCCGGCACCGTCCCCGACTACCTGCCCGCCGCCTTCCCCGACCACGTCGACGCCCTGGAGGCAGTCACCGACGTCGGCTCGCGCACCGAGCCGAGCGTGGAGGCGATCGCGGACCTGTCCCCCGACCTGGTCCTGATGAACATCGCCGGCAAGGACGCCGAGTCCCTGTACGGCTCCCTGACCGAGATCGCCCCGACCGTGGCCACGCAGGGCACCGGCCAGTACTGGAAGCAGGACTTCCTGCTGCTGGCCGACGCCCTGGGTAAGCCGGAGACGGCACAGGCCTGGTTGGACGCCTTCCATGCCGACGCCGCCTCCGCCGGCCAGGACATCACCGACGACGTGACCGTGTCTCTGCTGCGCAAGAACGGCGACCGCACCCGCATCTTCGGCGCCGTCTCCTTCGCCGGCTCGGTGCTGGCCGACATGGGCGTGGCCCGCCCGGATACCCAGACCTTCACCGACGACACCTCCGTCGACATCTCCGAGGAGCAGCTCGACCAGGCCGACGCCGACTGGATCCTGTTCGGCGTGCAGGGCGGGGACCCCGCCGAGCTGACGGGCATGTCGCTGTGGCCGACGCTTTCGGCGGTGCAGGCCGACCAGGTCGTGCAGGTGGAGGAAGAACCCTTCTTCCTCAACGCCGGCCCGACGGCGGCCCGCTTCGTCCTGGACTCCGTCAGCACCACGGTGAAGTGA
- a CDS encoding ABC transporter ATP-binding protein, with the protein MCLSYHPEHPVISDLSVRVEPGAVTMIVGPNACGKSTLLRALSRVLAPDSGQVLLDGKDATDIRPKSFARRVGMLAQSSIAPTGITVHELVARGRYPYQSLLHQWSGQDDEAVTAAMERTHVTTLARRRVASLSGGQRQRVWIAMALAQRTDVLLLDEPTTYLDLAHQVDVLELCRELNTELGTTIVAVLHDLNQACRYADRIIAMRAGRILANGAPREVITPQLVEDVFGLAVHVSPDPVTGTPLVLPLPR; encoded by the coding sequence CTGTGCCTGTCCTACCACCCCGAGCACCCGGTCATATCCGACCTGAGTGTGCGCGTCGAGCCGGGCGCGGTAACCATGATTGTGGGGCCGAACGCCTGCGGGAAGTCCACGCTGCTGCGCGCACTCAGCCGGGTGCTGGCCCCCGACTCCGGGCAGGTGCTGCTCGACGGGAAGGACGCCACGGACATCCGCCCCAAGTCCTTCGCCCGGAGAGTGGGCATGCTGGCGCAGTCCTCGATCGCGCCGACGGGGATCACCGTGCATGAGCTGGTCGCCCGCGGCCGCTACCCCTACCAGTCCCTACTGCACCAGTGGTCGGGGCAGGACGACGAGGCGGTGACGGCGGCGATGGAGCGCACGCATGTGACCACTCTGGCCCGCAGGCGGGTCGCCTCCCTGTCGGGCGGACAGCGACAGCGGGTGTGGATCGCCATGGCGCTGGCCCAGCGCACCGACGTGCTGCTGCTGGACGAGCCCACCACCTACCTGGACCTGGCCCACCAGGTGGACGTGTTGGAGCTGTGCCGGGAACTGAACACCGAGCTGGGCACCACGATCGTGGCGGTGCTGCACGATCTGAATCAGGCGTGCCGTTACGCCGATCGGATCATTGCCATGCGTGCGGGCCGCATCCTGGCCAATGGGGCCCCGCGGGAGGTGATCACACCGCAGCTGGTTGAGGATGTGTTCGGCCTGGCGGTGCACGTGAGCCCGGATCCGGTCACCGGCACTCCCCTGGTGCTGCCGCTGCCGCGCTGA
- a CDS encoding FecCD family ABC transporter permease, protein MLRPGAGSLLVRRRALAVAAVLVAVAAAAGVYTLLTGAYTLSAADALRVLAGGGSDLDRFIVLGQRLPRVIAAVLIGAMLAISGAVFQSLSRNPLGSPDIVGFTTGATTGGLLVILVSAASSTATIALGTTAGGFATAAVVVAVAMRRGGAGENLVLAGVALSQTLSALNDYLLSRATIQEAEVARAWQYGSLNAITWTQVRPLAAAAAVLIPLAAWVGRPAAVMELGDDAAASLGIGVGRVRAAIVGYGVVLAALCVSVAGPIGFLALAAPQLAQRLARTAGLTLSVSAAMGAALLVVADLLAQRLLAPFQIPVGLLAAACGGLYLMWLLGLRAPGGPGRP, encoded by the coding sequence CTGCTGCGCCCGGGTGCGGGCAGCCTGCTGGTGCGCCGCCGCGCCCTGGCTGTGGCGGCGGTGCTGGTGGCGGTGGCCGCAGCGGCCGGCGTCTACACGCTGCTCACCGGCGCCTACACCCTGTCCGCTGCCGACGCGCTGCGCGTCCTGGCCGGCGGCGGCAGCGACCTGGACCGGTTCATCGTGCTGGGCCAGCGGCTGCCCCGCGTCATCGCGGCCGTCCTGATCGGTGCCATGCTGGCCATCTCCGGCGCCGTCTTCCAAAGCCTGTCGCGCAATCCGCTGGGCAGCCCCGACATCGTCGGCTTCACCACCGGCGCCACCACCGGCGGCCTGCTCGTCATCCTGGTCTCCGCCGCCTCCTCCACTGCGACCATCGCCCTGGGCACCACCGCCGGCGGCTTCGCCACCGCTGCCGTCGTAGTCGCGGTGGCCATGCGCCGTGGGGGCGCCGGCGAGAACCTGGTGCTCGCCGGCGTCGCCCTGTCCCAGACGCTCTCCGCGCTCAACGACTACCTGCTCTCGCGCGCCACCATCCAGGAGGCCGAGGTCGCCCGCGCCTGGCAGTACGGCTCCCTGAACGCCATCACCTGGACACAGGTGCGGCCCCTGGCAGCGGCGGCCGCCGTGCTAATCCCATTGGCGGCCTGGGTAGGGCGGCCCGCCGCCGTCATGGAGCTGGGTGACGACGCCGCCGCCTCCCTCGGGATCGGCGTGGGGCGGGTGCGCGCCGCCATAGTCGGCTACGGGGTCGTGCTCGCGGCCCTATGCGTTTCCGTGGCCGGGCCCATCGGATTCCTGGCGCTGGCCGCGCCCCAGCTGGCGCAGCGGTTGGCCCGGACGGCGGGGCTGACACTGTCCGTCTCCGCCGCCATGGGTGCCGCGCTGCTTGTGGTCGCCGATCTGCTGGCGCAGCGACTGCTGGCCCCCTTCCAGATTCCGGTAGGGCTGCTGGCGGCCGCATGCGGCGGGCTCTACCTCATGTGGCTGCTGGGGCTGCGGGCACCAGGCGGACCTGGGCGGCCTTGA
- a CDS encoding DapH/DapD/GlmU-related protein, whose translation MASTGQPQGAAASPEHAPGDGAALGPQDLVAHTAAGLPIPSGSPLATVAGRATQEALRVTAELNGPYHSPAEVQELFARLTGTPVNRTLGLVPPFHTDFGRNIHIGRNVFINAGCCFQDQGGITIGDRVLIGHRVVLATLNHAEPVAERGTLLPAPISIGDDVWIGAGAVVCPGVSIGAGAIVAAGAVVTRDVPAGVVVGGVPARVLREVKTVSDAQ comes from the coding sequence ATGGCATCCACGGGTCAACCGCAGGGGGCGGCGGCGTCGCCGGAACACGCGCCGGGCGACGGCGCCGCCCTCGGCCCGCAGGACCTTGTGGCCCACACGGCCGCAGGACTGCCGATCCCCAGTGGCTCGCCGCTCGCCACGGTCGCCGGACGGGCGACGCAGGAGGCTCTGCGGGTGACGGCCGAACTCAACGGGCCCTACCACTCCCCTGCCGAGGTTCAGGAGCTCTTCGCGCGCCTGACCGGTACGCCGGTGAACCGGACACTGGGCCTGGTGCCGCCCTTCCACACGGATTTCGGCCGCAACATTCATATCGGACGCAACGTCTTCATCAACGCCGGCTGCTGCTTCCAAGATCAGGGCGGCATCACCATCGGAGACCGTGTGCTGATCGGCCACCGCGTGGTGCTGGCGACCCTCAATCACGCCGAGCCGGTCGCCGAGCGCGGCACGCTGCTGCCGGCCCCCATCAGCATCGGCGACGACGTGTGGATCGGGGCGGGCGCCGTCGTCTGCCCCGGCGTGAGCATCGGGGCCGGTGCGATCGTGGCCGCCGGAGCGGTGGTAACCCGGGATGTGCCCGCGGGCGTTGTAGTGGGCGGCGTGCCCGCCCGGGTGCTGCGCGAGGTGAAAACGGTGTCGGATGCGCAATGA
- the modA gene encoding molybdate ABC transporter substrate-binding protein, translated as MHLSRRRASASATRRTALATAVLTAALSLTACGAIGSPSSSTESPNATATNAGANDQVVVFAAASLQDAFEEIADNFQRANPGVSVVFDFQGSQDLVSALSEGAAADVLATANNSTMDDAAAQSLVADQSEFTTNVLTLIVPAGNPAGVTGIDDGTLDGADLVICAPEVPCGEATRTLATRLGVTLDPVSEEQKVTDVRGKVASGEADAGIVYTTDAADAGNAVEVIALPDNDVVNHYPIALTRDTAVPDTAQAFVDLVLSDAGQAVLAKYGFGAPAAK; from the coding sequence ATGCACCTGTCACGTCGCAGAGCCTCGGCCTCAGCCACACGCCGCACCGCCCTGGCCACCGCCGTGCTTACCGCAGCCCTGTCGCTCACGGCCTGCGGCGCCATCGGCTCGCCGTCCTCCAGCACGGAGTCCCCCAACGCCACCGCAACCAACGCGGGCGCTAACGACCAGGTCGTGGTCTTCGCCGCAGCCTCGCTCCAGGACGCCTTCGAGGAGATAGCCGATAACTTCCAGCGGGCCAACCCAGGCGTCTCCGTAGTCTTCGACTTCCAGGGCTCGCAAGACCTGGTATCCGCCCTGTCCGAGGGCGCGGCAGCCGACGTGCTCGCCACCGCCAACAACTCCACCATGGACGACGCCGCCGCCCAGTCCCTGGTCGCGGACCAGTCGGAGTTCACCACCAACGTGCTTACGCTCATTGTCCCGGCTGGCAACCCCGCCGGCGTCACCGGCATTGACGACGGTACCCTGGACGGGGCCGACCTGGTCATCTGCGCACCGGAAGTGCCCTGCGGGGAGGCCACCCGAACGCTCGCCACCCGGCTAGGCGTGACGCTGGACCCGGTTTCCGAGGAGCAGAAGGTCACCGACGTGCGCGGCAAGGTCGCCTCAGGGGAGGCCGACGCCGGCATCGTCTACACCACCGACGCCGCCGATGCGGGCAACGCCGTCGAGGTCATCGCCCTTCCCGACAACGACGTCGTCAACCACTACCCGATAGCGCTCACGCGGGATACCGCGGTCCCAGATACCGCCCAGGCATTCGTCGACCTGGTCCTGTCCGACGCCGGGCAGGCGGTGCTGGCCAAGTACGGCTTCGGCGCCCCCGCGGCCAAGTGA
- the narI gene encoding respiratory nitrate reductase subunit gamma, translated as MSTFESAVLWTALPYVSFILLVAGLIWRYRTDQFGWTSRSSQWQESAILRWASPLFHFGILLVALGHFMGLVIPKSWTEAAGIPEHVYHLMAGIPGSITGLMTLVGLAGLLYRRIVVKSVRLATTRNDIFMYVLLAVPVCLGAWATLSTQLLGGADGGYDYRETISPWFRSVFALHPAPELMADVPMVFKLHIVAGLLLFAVWPFTRLVHVVSAPLGYVTRPYVVYRSRPGATATVRPRRGWQPVRTQGTGNQGADDLTPSQGA; from the coding sequence ATGAGCACCTTCGAGTCCGCGGTCCTGTGGACCGCTCTGCCCTATGTGTCCTTCATCCTGCTGGTGGCGGGGCTGATATGGCGATACCGCACCGACCAGTTCGGGTGGACCAGCCGCTCCTCCCAGTGGCAGGAGTCGGCCATCCTGCGCTGGGCGTCTCCCCTGTTCCACTTCGGGATCCTGCTGGTAGCGCTGGGCCACTTCATGGGCCTGGTGATACCCAAGAGCTGGACCGAGGCGGCCGGTATCCCCGAGCACGTCTACCACCTCATGGCCGGGATCCCCGGCTCGATTACCGGGCTGATGACCCTGGTGGGGCTGGCGGGACTGCTCTACCGGCGCATCGTGGTCAAGTCGGTGCGCCTGGCGACCACGCGGAACGACATCTTCATGTACGTGCTGCTGGCGGTGCCCGTGTGCCTGGGCGCGTGGGCGACGCTGTCCACGCAGTTGCTGGGCGGCGCCGACGGCGGCTACGACTACCGGGAGACGATCAGCCCCTGGTTCCGGTCGGTCTTCGCCCTGCACCCGGCCCCGGAGCTGATGGCGGACGTGCCCATGGTGTTCAAGCTGCACATTGTGGCGGGCCTGCTGCTGTTCGCCGTCTGGCCCTTCACCCGGCTCGTCCACGTGGTCTCCGCGCCGCTGGGCTACGTGACCCGGCCATACGTGGTCTACCGCTCCCGCCCGGGCGCCACCGCAACCGTGCGGCCGCGCCGCGGCTGGCAGCCGGTGCGCACGCAGGGCACCGGTAACCAGGGCGCCGACGACCTCACCCCCTCCCAGGGTGCCTAG
- the narJ gene encoding nitrate reductase molybdenum cofactor assembly chaperone, with amino-acid sequence MAMKTGEDVAPPVAAVRVDAATRAIVHMSVSLLLDYPAEGIFTERLDAVAAAVTDAPGLPEAVRAPLEAFVAQARSRGTRALAEHYVEVFDRRRRCCLYLSYYAVGDTRYRGAALLAFKQALAAAGYELERDELPDYLPVVLELSARSGDEIADVLLSSHRDGLEVLRRALADAASPYARLLDAVVATLEPVDEATAQRVRALVAAGPPTETVGVTDTLPFPTMPPTTPVGFPSAFTTQEQS; translated from the coding sequence ATGGCGATGAAGACCGGTGAAGACGTGGCGCCGCCGGTGGCCGCGGTGAGGGTCGACGCCGCCACGCGGGCGATCGTCCATATGAGCGTCTCCCTGCTGCTCGACTACCCGGCTGAGGGCATTTTCACCGAGCGGCTCGACGCCGTCGCCGCAGCCGTGACCGACGCCCCTGGGCTGCCGGAGGCGGTCCGCGCGCCACTGGAGGCGTTCGTGGCGCAGGCGCGCAGCCGGGGCACCCGCGCCTTGGCCGAGCACTATGTGGAGGTATTCGACAGGCGCCGGCGCTGCTGCCTGTACCTGAGCTATTACGCCGTCGGCGACACCCGCTACCGGGGCGCCGCGCTACTGGCGTTCAAGCAGGCCCTGGCCGCTGCGGGCTACGAGCTCGAACGCGACGAACTGCCCGACTACCTGCCGGTGGTGCTGGAGCTGAGCGCCCGCAGCGGGGATGAGATAGCCGACGTGCTGCTGTCCTCGCACCGGGACGGCCTGGAGGTGCTGCGCCGGGCCCTGGCCGACGCAGCCTCCCCCTACGCCCGCCTGCTCGACGCCGTCGTCGCCACCCTGGAGCCGGTGGATGAGGCCACCGCGCAGCGGGTGCGTGCCCTGGTCGCCGCCGGCCCACCCACCGAGACGGTGGGTGTCACCGACACGCTGCCCTTCCCGACCATGCCGCCGACGACGCCCGTCGGCTTCCCGTCTGCATTCACCACACAGGAGCAGTCATGA